A stretch of Pseudoprevotella muciniphila DNA encodes these proteins:
- the pheT gene encoding phenylalanine--tRNA ligase subunit beta, translated as MNISYKWLKEYVDCNLTAQEAAEALTSIGLEVGAVEEVQSIRGGLKGLVVAEVLTCEPHPNSDHMHVTTVNVGGEVPVQIVCGAPNVAAGQKVIVATLGTVLYDGDKEFVIKKSKLRGVESNGMICAEDEIGVGTSHDGIIVLPQDAIVGTPAAEYYNLESDWLIEVDITPNRADGCSHYGVARDLYAWLVRNGYETSLHRPSVDGFKVDNHDLDIDIRIENAEACPRYCGVTIMGCEVKESPEWLQKKLTTIGLRPINNIVDITNYIMFAYGQPLHCFDADMIEGKQVVVKTMPEGTPFVTLDGEEHKLSDRDLAICNAKEPMCIAGVFGGRGSGTYETTTNVLLESAYFHPTWIRKSARRHGLSTDSSFRFERGIDPTQQVYALKAAAMLVKELAGGKISMDVKDIVARELPQYFEVNLDYKYAHDLIGKEIPVDVIKEIVTSLEMKIVEETKEGIKLHVPAYRVDVQRPCDVVEDILRIYGYNNVEIPTSVKSSLTIQTDTDRSNKLQNLISEQLVGCGFHEMMNNSLTKEAYYANLKTYALNNLVKLMNPLSSDLNVLRQTLLFGGLESIRHNANRKMANLAFFEFGNCYRYDETRRNPEKALAPYSEDAHLGLWLTGKRIEGSWAHPDEDSSVFELKAYVMNILTRLGVQLKALLIKEGNNDVFSKSLAITDRNGKVYVEFGQVAKAVTAQFDLGSDVYYADLNWTLIMRATRKNTISFKEISKYPAVSRDLALLVDKTVEFAQIEQIAYATEKKLLKKVTLFDVYEGKNLETGKKSYAVNFTLQDDQKTMNDKQTDAIMQKIINSLEKQLGAKLR; from the coding sequence ATGAATATATCTTATAAGTGGCTCAAAGAGTACGTTGATTGCAATTTGACGGCTCAAGAGGCAGCAGAAGCGCTCACAAGCATAGGGCTTGAAGTGGGTGCAGTAGAAGAAGTGCAAAGCATTCGAGGTGGGCTGAAAGGCCTCGTAGTGGCAGAGGTACTTACATGTGAACCTCATCCAAATAGCGACCACATGCACGTTACGACAGTCAACGTAGGAGGAGAAGTCCCTGTGCAGATTGTCTGTGGTGCACCAAATGTGGCAGCAGGACAGAAAGTGATTGTCGCCACCCTCGGTACAGTGCTTTACGATGGCGACAAAGAGTTTGTTATAAAGAAATCAAAACTTCGCGGAGTCGAAAGCAACGGCATGATTTGTGCTGAAGATGAAATAGGTGTCGGAACTTCTCATGACGGCATTATAGTATTGCCTCAAGATGCCATTGTGGGTACACCTGCAGCGGAATATTATAATCTTGAAAGCGATTGGCTCATCGAAGTGGATATCACGCCGAATAGGGCGGATGGTTGTTCACACTATGGAGTGGCACGTGATTTATACGCATGGCTTGTACGCAATGGCTATGAAACGTCACTTCACCGCCCAAGTGTGGATGGCTTTAAGGTAGATAACCATGACCTTGATATCGATATACGCATAGAGAATGCGGAGGCTTGCCCTCGTTATTGCGGTGTAACCATTATGGGCTGTGAGGTAAAAGAAAGTCCCGAGTGGTTGCAGAAGAAACTGACTACAATAGGACTTCGTCCAATAAACAACATCGTAGATATAACCAACTATATCATGTTTGCATACGGACAGCCATTACACTGTTTTGATGCTGATATGATAGAGGGTAAACAAGTCGTTGTAAAGACAATGCCAGAAGGCACACCCTTCGTGACGCTTGATGGAGAAGAACACAAATTGTCCGACCGCGACTTGGCTATTTGCAATGCCAAAGAACCTATGTGTATCGCTGGAGTTTTTGGTGGTAGAGGATCTGGAACTTACGAAACAACCACAAACGTCCTTCTTGAGAGTGCATACTTCCATCCCACATGGATTCGTAAAAGTGCACGTCGTCACGGACTTAGTACAGATTCTTCATTCCGCTTTGAACGTGGAATTGATCCCACACAACAAGTCTATGCACTGAAAGCTGCTGCCATGCTCGTAAAAGAGTTGGCTGGCGGAAAAATCTCAATGGATGTCAAAGATATTGTAGCACGTGAATTGCCACAATATTTTGAGGTAAATCTCGACTATAAATACGCCCATGACCTCATTGGAAAAGAAATCCCAGTTGATGTGATTAAGGAAATTGTAACATCGCTTGAGATGAAAATTGTGGAGGAAACCAAAGAGGGTATAAAACTTCATGTGCCTGCATATCGTGTAGATGTGCAGCGTCCGTGCGATGTCGTTGAAGATATACTCCGCATATATGGTTACAATAATGTGGAAATACCAACGAGCGTAAAGTCTTCGCTGACCATCCAAACAGACACAGACCGCTCGAACAAACTTCAGAATCTTATAAGTGAGCAACTTGTAGGTTGTGGCTTCCACGAAATGATGAACAATTCCCTGACAAAGGAAGCATATTATGCAAATCTGAAAACTTACGCGCTTAACAACCTCGTTAAGTTGATGAATCCTCTCAGTTCCGACCTGAATGTTCTGCGTCAGACTTTGCTTTTCGGAGGCCTTGAAAGCATACGACACAATGCCAATAGAAAGATGGCTAATCTTGCTTTTTTCGAGTTTGGTAATTGCTATCGATATGACGAAACACGGCGAAATCCTGAAAAAGCGCTCGCGCCATACAGTGAAGATGCACATCTTGGGCTATGGCTTACAGGTAAGCGTATTGAAGGCAGTTGGGCACATCCCGACGAAGATAGTTCAGTCTTTGAACTAAAAGCCTACGTCATGAATATCCTGACGCGACTTGGCGTGCAATTAAAGGCTTTGCTGATAAAGGAAGGTAACAACGATGTTTTCAGTAAGTCGTTGGCTATAACCGACAGGAACGGAAAAGTGTATGTGGAGTTTGGACAAGTTGCAAAAGCCGTAACTGCTCAGTTTGACCTTGGCAGCGATGTGTATTATGCTGATTTGAACTGGACACTGATCATGAGAGCCACGCGCAAAAACACCATTTCCTTCAAGGAAATTAGCAAATATCCTGCTGTTAGTCGCGACTTGGCATTACTCGTCGACAAGACGGTTGAATTTGCCCAAATCGAGCAGATAGCATACGCTACCGAAAAGAAGTTGCTTAAGAAAGTAACGCTCTTTGATGTTTATGAAGGTAAAAACCTTGAGACAGGCAAGAAAAGTTATGCGGTGAATTTTACCTTGCAAGACGACCAGAAGACGATGAATGACAAACAGACTGATGCAATAATGCAGAAGATTATAAACAGTCTGGAAAAACAACTCGGAGCAAAACTAAGATAA
- a CDS encoding YebC/PmpR family DNA-binding transcriptional regulator, with protein sequence MGRAFEYRKASKLKRWGHMAKTFTKIGKQIAVAVKTGGPEPENNPTLRAIIATAKRENMPKDNIDRAIKNAMGKDQSDYKTMTYEGYGPHGIAIFVDTLTDNPTRTVGDVRSIFNKFNGNLGTMGSLAFLFDHKAVFSFKKKEGIDMDELILDLIDYGVEDEFDEDEEEGTLTIYGDPKSFSEIQKHLEEEGFEEVSGEFTYIPNDLKDVTPEQRETIDKMVERLEEFDDVQTVYTNMKPE encoded by the coding sequence ATGGGAAGAGCATTTGAATACAGAAAAGCCTCCAAACTGAAACGATGGGGCCACATGGCAAAAACCTTTACAAAAATAGGGAAGCAGATAGCCGTTGCAGTGAAAACCGGTGGGCCTGAACCCGAAAACAATCCCACACTGCGTGCCATAATCGCCACTGCCAAGCGCGAGAACATGCCGAAGGACAACATCGATCGCGCCATCAAAAACGCAATGGGTAAAGACCAAAGTGATTACAAGACCATGACATACGAAGGCTATGGTCCTCACGGTATCGCTATATTTGTTGACACGCTGACCGACAATCCTACACGTACTGTCGGCGATGTACGCTCCATCTTCAATAAGTTTAACGGCAACCTTGGAACGATGGGCTCGCTCGCATTCCTTTTCGACCATAAAGCAGTCTTTTCGTTCAAGAAGAAAGAAGGTATTGATATGGACGAACTCATCCTCGATCTGATAGATTATGGTGTGGAAGATGAATTTGACGAGGATGAAGAAGAAGGCACACTTACTATCTATGGCGATCCGAAAAGTTTCAGCGAAATTCAGAAGCACCTTGAAGAAGAAGGGTTTGAAGAGGTGAGCGGTGAATTTACCTATATCCCCAACGACCTGAAGGACGTCACTCCAGAGCAACGCGAAACCATCGACAAAATGGTGGAACGTCTCGAAGAGTTTGACGATGTGCAAACCGTTTACACGAACATGAAACCTGAATAG
- a CDS encoding TIGR03905 family TSCPD domain-containing protein: MKTLQYTTSGTCSKQIEIHVDDNDCVQSVNFLGGCNGNLQGIGRLVKGMKREEVIKRLEGIRCGSKPTSCPDQLSRALKEMQ, from the coding sequence TTGAAGACACTGCAATACACTACATCAGGTACATGTAGCAAACAGATAGAAATCCATGTGGATGACAACGACTGTGTGCAAAGCGTAAACTTCCTTGGGGGCTGCAATGGAAATCTTCAGGGAATAGGCAGATTGGTAAAGGGTATGAAGCGCGAAGAAGTTATCAAACGCCTCGAAGGCATTCGCTGCGGTTCAAAACCTACTTCTTGTCCCGACCAACTCAGCCGCGCATTGAAAGAGATGCAGTAG
- a CDS encoding glycosyltransferase, with product MKILLLGEYSNVHATLAEGLRALGQDVVLASEGDNWKNYPRDIDLFRESNSTWCGIKTYLKIKTLMPQFENYDVVQIINPVFLPLKAERHYEFYHQLRRNNGKLFLGAFGMDYYWVKAGLDCKTFRYSDFNIGSQVRHREDNDIWIHDWLEGPKGELNRYIADDCDGIVAGLYEYYAGYKPYFPQKLTYIPFPIRKCAEAENPETGEKIKFFIGIQRSRSSYKGTDIMLRALERVESKYPDACEIVRVENVPFEEYKRLMNDSDVILDQLYSYTPAMNALEAMARGLVVVGGGEPENYEILHENELRPIVNVEPNEESVFDQLCNLIEHRKDIPCMKKQSQLYIARHHDHIKVAQQYLDFWKSKALR from the coding sequence ATGAAGATTCTCTTGCTTGGCGAATATAGTAATGTGCATGCCACCCTTGCCGAAGGACTGCGAGCCTTAGGTCAGGACGTGGTGCTTGCCAGCGAGGGCGACAACTGGAAAAACTATCCACGCGACATAGACCTCTTCAGAGAGAGCAACAGCACTTGGTGTGGCATTAAGACTTACTTGAAAATCAAGACTTTGATGCCACAATTCGAAAACTACGATGTGGTTCAAATCATTAACCCAGTTTTCTTGCCGCTAAAGGCCGAGCGGCACTATGAATTCTATCATCAATTGCGACGCAACAATGGAAAACTTTTTCTTGGTGCCTTTGGGATGGATTACTATTGGGTGAAAGCCGGGCTCGATTGCAAAACCTTCAGATACAGCGATTTTAATATAGGCTCGCAAGTAAGACATCGCGAGGATAACGATATTTGGATACACGATTGGCTGGAAGGTCCGAAAGGCGAATTGAACAGGTATATTGCTGATGACTGTGATGGCATAGTTGCCGGACTTTATGAATACTATGCAGGATACAAACCTTATTTCCCGCAAAAACTGACATATATCCCTTTTCCTATCAGGAAATGTGCAGAAGCAGAGAATCCTGAAACAGGCGAAAAGATAAAGTTCTTTATAGGCATACAGCGTTCAAGAAGTTCTTATAAGGGTACCGACATCATGCTACGCGCTTTGGAACGCGTTGAAAGCAAATATCCTGACGCTTGTGAAATAGTTCGGGTTGAGAATGTGCCTTTTGAAGAATATAAACGCCTGATGAACGACAGCGATGTCATACTTGACCAACTCTATTCCTATACCCCTGCCATGAATGCACTGGAGGCAATGGCAAGAGGGCTTGTGGTTGTTGGAGGTGGTGAACCGGAGAATTATGAGATACTGCATGAAAACGAGTTAAGACCTATCGTTAATGTAGAACCCAATGAAGAAAGTGTTTTCGATCAACTCTGCAATCTCATAGAACACCGCAAAGACATACCCTGTATGAAAAAACAGAGTCAGTTGTATATTGCGCGTCATCACGACCATATTAAGGTGGCCCAGCAGTATCTCGATTTTTGGAAAAGCAAAGCCCTCAGATAG
- the fmt gene encoding methionyl-tRNA formyltransferase — protein sequence MKKEDLKIVYMGTPDFAVESLRRLVEGGYNVVGVITMPDKPIGRHQDTLQASPVKKYAVEHGLKVLQPANLKDNAFIDELRELKADLQIVVAFRMLPEAVWNMPRLGTFNLHASLLPQYRGAAPINWAIINGDKETGVTTFFLKHEIDTGDIIQQVRIPIADSDNAGIIHDKLMAIGGDLVIETIDNIIAGTIKCMPQNEIAAEENLRPAPKIFKDTCQIDWQKGTKRVYDFIRGLSPYPAAWTTLQNGDKSHVLKIFETEKIEERQDLPVGTVIIEDKRLLVSLSDGMLALKVVQIAGKKRMKVEEFLNGFHANGDIKVI from the coding sequence ATGAAAAAGGAAGATCTGAAAATAGTCTATATGGGCACTCCCGATTTCGCCGTAGAGAGCCTCCGACGGTTGGTTGAAGGCGGCTACAATGTGGTTGGTGTCATTACCATGCCTGACAAGCCCATCGGTCGCCATCAGGACACGCTTCAGGCTTCGCCGGTCAAGAAATATGCCGTTGAACATGGTCTGAAAGTACTACAGCCTGCCAATTTAAAAGATAATGCTTTCATTGATGAATTGCGGGAATTAAAGGCGGATTTGCAGATTGTAGTAGCATTCAGGATGCTTCCAGAAGCGGTATGGAACATGCCCCGACTCGGCACATTCAACCTTCATGCTTCACTCTTACCACAATATCGTGGTGCTGCCCCCATCAACTGGGCTATCATAAATGGCGATAAAGAGACAGGTGTGACTACGTTCTTCCTTAAACATGAAATAGATACCGGCGACATCATCCAGCAAGTACGCATACCTATAGCAGATTCTGACAACGCGGGCATAATTCATGATAAATTGATGGCTATTGGTGGAGATTTGGTCATAGAAACCATTGACAACATCATTGCCGGCACAATAAAATGTATGCCGCAAAATGAAATAGCAGCCGAAGAAAACCTTCGCCCGGCGCCAAAGATATTCAAGGATACCTGCCAAATAGACTGGCAGAAAGGCACGAAAAGGGTATATGACTTCATACGCGGTCTGTCACCCTACCCTGCTGCATGGACAACGTTGCAAAACGGCGACAAGTCGCACGTGCTCAAGATATTCGAGACTGAGAAAATTGAGGAAAGGCAGGATCTTCCTGTCGGTACTGTTATTATAGAAGACAAACGCTTGCTGGTATCACTTTCCGACGGCATGCTTGCCCTTAAGGTTGTTCAGATTGCTGGTAAAAAACGCATGAAGGTTGAAGAATTTCTCAATGGTTTTCATGCAAACGGCGACATAAAAGTGATATAA
- a CDS encoding peptide chain release factor 3, producing MTMNQEIERRRTFAIISHPDAGKTTLTEKLLLFGGQIQVAGAVKSNKIRKTATSDWMDIEKQRGISVTTSVMEFDYNDYKINILDTPGHQDFAEDTFRTLTAVDSAIIVVDGAKGVEAQTRKLMTVCRMRNTPVIIFINKMDREGRDPFDLLDELEQELQIKVRPLSWPINQGARFKGVYNIYEEQLDLFVPDKQKVTEKIAVDINSQELEANVGEEDAAKLREDLELIEGVYPTFDVDSYLNAEVAPVFFGSALNNFGVKELLDCFVKIAPCPRPTKAEERDVNPEEPKFSGFIFKITANIDPNHRSCIAFCKVCSGKFVRNAPYQHIRLGKTVRFSSPTQFMAQRKSTIDEAWPGDIVGLPDNGIFKIGDTLTEGELIHFRGLPSFSPEMFKYIENADPMKTKQLQKGIDQLMDEGVAQLFTNQFNGRKIVGTVGQLQFEVIQYRLEHEYGAKCRWEPIHLYKACWIESDDAAELEIFKKRKYQYMAIDHEGRDVFLADSGYVLQMAQEDFKNIRFHFTSEF from the coding sequence ATTACGATGAATCAAGAAATAGAACGCAGGCGCACATTCGCCATCATTTCACATCCTGACGCCGGTAAGACCACCCTAACCGAAAAATTATTGCTTTTCGGCGGACAGATACAGGTTGCCGGGGCTGTCAAGAGCAACAAGATTCGCAAGACAGCAACGAGCGACTGGATGGACATAGAGAAACAACGCGGCATCTCCGTCACTACGTCTGTTATGGAATTCGACTATAACGACTATAAAATCAACATTCTCGACACTCCCGGTCACCAAGATTTTGCAGAAGACACGTTCCGCACACTGACCGCTGTTGACAGTGCCATCATCGTTGTTGACGGCGCGAAAGGTGTGGAAGCACAAACGCGCAAATTGATGACGGTATGCCGCATGCGCAACACTCCAGTCATCATTTTTATCAACAAAATGGACCGCGAGGGCCGCGACCCCTTCGATCTTCTTGACGAGTTGGAACAAGAACTTCAAATCAAGGTGCGCCCTTTATCATGGCCCATCAACCAAGGTGCGCGTTTTAAGGGTGTCTATAACATCTATGAAGAACAACTTGACCTTTTCGTTCCAGATAAACAAAAAGTGACGGAAAAGATTGCCGTTGATATCAACAGTCAGGAATTAGAGGCGAATGTGGGCGAAGAAGATGCCGCAAAGTTGCGCGAAGATTTGGAACTGATTGAGGGTGTTTATCCCACGTTTGACGTTGATTCCTATCTGAATGCCGAAGTAGCACCAGTGTTCTTTGGTTCTGCACTTAATAATTTTGGTGTAAAGGAATTGCTCGATTGTTTCGTAAAGATTGCACCATGTCCACGCCCGACCAAGGCTGAAGAGCGCGATGTCAACCCCGAAGAACCTAAATTCAGTGGTTTTATCTTCAAGATTACCGCCAACATCGACCCTAACCATCGGTCGTGCATAGCATTCTGTAAGGTTTGCAGTGGTAAGTTTGTTCGCAATGCGCCTTATCAACACATTCGTCTGGGTAAAACAGTACGGTTCTCTTCTCCAACGCAATTTATGGCTCAACGCAAGAGTACCATCGACGAGGCGTGGCCAGGCGACATCGTAGGTCTGCCAGACAACGGCATTTTCAAAATTGGAGATACGCTGACCGAGGGCGAACTGATACATTTCCGCGGTTTGCCGAGTTTCTCACCTGAGATGTTCAAATACATAGAGAATGCTGACCCGATGAAGACCAAGCAACTGCAGAAAGGTATTGATCAACTCATGGACGAAGGTGTGGCGCAATTGTTCACCAACCAGTTCAACGGCAGAAAGATCGTAGGCACAGTAGGTCAACTTCAATTTGAAGTCATCCAATATCGCCTGGAACACGAATATGGCGCCAAATGCCGTTGGGAGCCGATACACCTTTACAAGGCTTGCTGGATAGAAAGCGATGATGCCGCAGAATTGGAGATTTTCAAGAAGCGCAAGTATCAATATATGGCAATAGACCACGAAGGACGTGATGTTTTCTTGGCTGATAGTGGCTATGTGCTTCAAATGGCGCAGGAAGATTTCAAAAATATCAGATTCCACTTCACAAGTGAATTTTAA
- a CDS encoding YggS family pyridoxal phosphate-dependent enzyme — MEAIKENIQAVLADLPQHVRLVAVSKFHPKEAIEAAYSAGHRIFGESRVQELQEKKPILPDDIEWHFIGHLQPNKVKYIAPYVSLIHAMDSEKLLREIDKQGKKVGRRIPCLLQVHVAKEETKFGFLPDELKHILSSCDWKSLSYAKISGMMCMATFTDDEEQIRQEFKTANSLFEEIKKAYFAEDADFCIKSWGMSDDYHIAIEEGSNMIRVGTRIFGARQY; from the coding sequence ATGGAAGCCATAAAAGAAAACATACAAGCCGTTCTTGCCGATTTACCTCAACATGTGAGGCTTGTTGCTGTATCGAAGTTTCATCCCAAAGAAGCGATTGAAGCAGCATATTCTGCAGGCCATCGCATTTTCGGCGAGAGCCGAGTGCAAGAACTGCAAGAGAAAAAGCCTATTCTCCCTGACGACATAGAATGGCACTTCATCGGACATTTGCAGCCCAACAAGGTGAAATACATTGCTCCTTACGTTTCGCTCATTCATGCTATGGATTCGGAAAAACTTCTCCGCGAGATAGACAAGCAAGGCAAGAAGGTGGGGCGAAGAATTCCCTGCCTGCTACAGGTACATGTGGCAAAGGAAGAGACTAAATTCGGCTTTTTACCTGACGAATTGAAGCACATTCTCTCATCATGCGATTGGAAAAGCCTAAGTTATGCGAAAATATCAGGAATGATGTGCATGGCTACTTTTACAGATGACGAAGAGCAGATTAGGCAGGAGTTCAAAACAGCCAACTCTCTTTTTGAGGAAATTAAGAAGGCATACTTTGCTGAAGATGCAGATTTCTGCATCAAGTCGTGGGGCATGAGTGATGATTACCACATAGCCATCGAGGAAGGCAGTAATATGATAAGAGTAGGCACCCGCATTTTTGGTGCACGACAATACTAA
- a CDS encoding DUF4494 domain-containing protein, giving the protein MYDWFECKVKYEKTLEDGSVKKVSEPYLVDAISFTEAERRIINEIKPFMTGEFEVSDIKRVKYAELFETPGDDADRWFKAKLVFVTIDEKTAKERKTTQQVLIQAGDIRKALQRLDEGMKGSMMDYTIAMIQETLIMDVYHYQEAAPESATKA; this is encoded by the coding sequence ATGTACGATTGGTTTGAATGCAAGGTGAAATATGAAAAGACGCTCGAAGATGGCAGTGTAAAGAAAGTGAGTGAGCCTTATTTGGTTGATGCCATTAGTTTCACAGAGGCAGAGAGGCGCATTATAAATGAAATTAAGCCTTTTATGACTGGTGAGTTTGAGGTTAGCGACATTAAGCGTGTGAAATATGCAGAATTGTTTGAGACTCCTGGTGATGATGCTGACCGTTGGTTCAAGGCAAAGTTGGTATTTGTTACAATAGACGAAAAAACGGCAAAGGAACGTAAGACAACTCAGCAGGTACTTATTCAGGCAGGCGACATTCGCAAAGCTTTGCAGCGTCTTGATGAAGGCATGAAAGGTTCGATGATGGACTATACTATTGCCATGATACAAGAAACATTGATTATGGATGTGTACCATTATCAAGAAGCAGCTCCTGAAAGTGCTACAAAAGCATAA